A window of Halichoerus grypus chromosome 12, mHalGry1.hap1.1, whole genome shotgun sequence contains these coding sequences:
- the LOC118532564 gene encoding olfactory receptor 2A1/2A42-like — protein MEKNQTMVIEFILLGFHLGLKMHIFLFGLFSLFYTFTLLGNGFILGLIWLDSRLHTPMYFFLSHLAIVDIAYACNTVPWMLVNLLKPDKPISFAGCLTQTFLFLTFAVTECLLLVVMSYDWYVAICHPLRYSAIMSWRVCITLVVTSWACGSLLALVHVSLILRLPFCGPHEINHFFCEILSVLKLACADTWLNQVVIFVACMFILVGPFCLVLVSYSRILFAILRIQSGEGRRKAFSTCSSHLCVVGLFFGSAIVVYMAPKSRHPEEQQKILFLFYSLFNPTLNPLIYSLRNAEVKSALRRVLYKESHSQLE, from the coding sequence atggagaaaaatcaaacaatggTTATAGAATTCATCCTATTAGGATTTCATCTTGGCCTGAAGATGCACATATTCCTTTTTgggctcttctccctcttctacacCTTCACCCTGCTGGGGAACGGGTTCATCCTGGGGCTCATCTGGCTGGACTCCCGACTgcacacccccatgtacttcttcctctcccacctggCCATCGTCGACATAGCCTATGCCTGCAACACCGTGCCCTGGATGTTGGTGAACCTCCTGAAGCCAGACAAGCCCATCTCCTTTGCTGGCTGCTTGACACagacctttctctttttgacattTGCTGTCACAGAATGTCTTCTCCTAGTGGTGATGTCCTATGATTGGTATGTGGCCATCTGCCACCCCCTCCGATATTCTGCCATCATGAGTTGGAGGGTCTGCATCACCCTGGTGGTGACTTCCTGGGCATGTGGCTCCCTGCTGGCCCTGGTCCATGTGAGCCTCATCCTGAGGCTGCCCTTCTGTGGGCCTCATGAAATCAACCACTTCTTCTGTGAAATCCTGTCTGTCCTCAAGTTGGCCTGTGCTGACACCTGGCTCAACCAAGTGGTCATCTTTGTTGCCTGTATGTTTATCTTAGTCGGGCCCTTCTGCTTGGTTCTGGTGTCCTACTCACGCATCCTGTTTGCCATCCTGAGGATCCAGTCCGGGGAGGGCCGCAGAAAGGCCTTCTCCACCTGTTCCTCCCACCTCTGTGTGGTGGGGCTCTTCTTTGGCAGTGCCATTGTCGTGTACATGGCCCCCAAATCCCGCCACCCTGAGGAACAGCAGAAGatccttttcttgttttacagTCTTTTTAACCCTACGCTGAACCCTCTGATCTACAGTTTGAGAAATGCAGAGGTCAAGAGTGCCCTGAGGAGAGTGCTGTACAAGGAAAGTCATTCCCAATTGGAGTGA